One Magnolia sinica isolate HGM2019 chromosome 2, MsV1, whole genome shotgun sequence genomic window, GCAGGttgaaagctcaagtagaccacaccacatggataAATAGGGATGGAATGATGGAACacctaatttaaaaaaattttgagggTATAGAAATTTTTTATCAAGTTGATATATTTGTATGTCCtttatccaggtctatgtgaccttatgaaaaggttggatgccaaataaacattgtCGTGGGCCTTAGAGAgccattatcacccttgcttcttgtggtgtggcccacttaagcctcggatctgcctccttttcgTGCTCATGCGTTAAAATGATCCATTTAAATGGATAGAcagcgtagataaaacatatacatcatggtggcccctcagtgcCCCTGCCAGGACTCAGTCCGTCCTAGCAGGGTAGGTCCCACACCGACATTGCAGTGAGCCCCTCAAAGCTTAGGATTGCAGGGGCTCCCTGTAATTCCTTATGGGAAATTCGCGTCCATTCGCTATGCTACTTTGATCAGCGAAAGGTCTTCTTCtggacctagggcccaccatggataggcCATGGATTAAGattgatcctagccatcaatttttattttaaaaaaaaaaaaagtggacttGAGTGAAACCTTTGACATGTATACGTTATTTCTGTCAATtgattgatggttaggatcatttctCATGCTTCACCTATGGCCAAATGGtttgttgatccaaaccgttaatctttTTAAATGATGATCTGACATTCACACATAAAGAGATGAGTAATCTTTACCCAGCGATGAGGGCGTTTAATAGGATCGTTCCTCCTACTGCAACTCCTGACAGTTCCTTGACCTGTACGGAACAAAAGCATTAGCAAAAGACGATAATACACCTCCATTCTTTTTAGCACCAACGACCATAGGCACCACTTTAATGACCCATCaggtataataaataaataaataaatgtattgATCAGAGAATCCTAGCCATCCGAATGTTGATTAAAAAACAGACAATTAAACAAAAATAACATTCTTTCTTTTAACGCTCTGTTTGTGGGCTAATGATTGAACTAACAGGATCATCTTGACCGAAAGATTTTGAGTTGGACCCCACTCGTTTGATTGTCCAAATAAAAATCGGATCATGTACGTTGCACCATAAACAAAAGAGCTAGCTGCACTCGCCCAAGCAAATGTCCTGTGTATAAACTATTCCTTGGGAACTGACTTTTAGACCATCTTCACCGTCCAATCACGGATCAGTCCATGGATGGACCACCGTTTGCATGCACTTTACTGTGATAATCCAACTGACcaaattatccaaaccatccaataagTAGCTTGATTTTGGACATTCAACAAGAGTTATGGTCAAAATGGCCCTGAATATTGGTGGACCACAAGAGTAGATGATCCGCACCAATCCAACGGTTGAGGACGTTTATCTATCGAATTCTTCTATATCAGAtaacaaacaagaaaaacaatcaAAGCAGCATGGAATCAAGCATCATACCGCTCTCTGATCGGTGGCCACGCTGGACACTACGAACATCAAAATGAAGGTGATGATGAATTCCCAAATAATAGTATTGAGAGGACTGGTGTCTCCCTGAGGCAGAGTGAGCGTCGGCCGTAGATTATCTTTCCCAAACAATGCATGGAGGGTGAGGCTCGCCAGGATCCCACCAATCACCTGACCTATTACATAAGCTGGCACCTGCCAAATGCGTTGTTTCAGATGtagaatataataataataataataataaaatccataATCCCTAAAATCTAATATCATTAGTTAGCATACATTGATCAAACGGTTGGGAACACCCAAACAGGACGGATCCACatgttggatggtctagattgatggcCATGTACACTGATATAGTACATTATACATAGACATAGTACAATATATACATAGGATTATGGTTGATTATGTTATTATTAGTGCATGGGTTAGTGATTTTTACATGTTTCCATTGGAATTTTCTGGAGACGGCCAAGGCGATGGTAACCGCAGGATTGATATGGGCACCTGAGACATGACCGATGGTGTAGATCATCACCATCACTGTTAGGCCCCACACAACGGCCATGCCCAACGACGTTATGGGACCTCTTTGGTCGATAAGCGCCGATCCACACCCAGCAAATACAAGAATGTAGGTTCCCACAAGCTCTGCGATTATCTGTTCATGAAATAAACAGTAAAGATGGTAAATAAAGATGAAGTGGATAGTCAAGATGACATTGATGACAAGTTGGTCCATCGATCCAACGATCCAGATTGGTTGATTTTGACAGTGATGGTGATTATGTTCATATTAATGATGGTAAGTGATTTACCTTGTGAGTGTGAGTAAGATAAATGATGGCGTTCTCCCCAAATTCAGGTGGCGATGGT contains:
- the LOC131238029 gene encoding aquaporin NIP1-1-like — translated: MAKLPSTPIWMYPPITTPLQSDRSIMEESMSSLDKESVVNTMVYPITTHKVLHVPPPIPTPSPPEFGENAIIYLTHTHKIIAELVGTYILVFAGCGSALIDQRGPITSLGMAVVWGLTVMVMIYTIGHVSGAHINPAVTIALAVSRKFQWKHVPAYVIGQVIGGILASLTLHALFGKDNLRPTLTLPQGDTSPLNTIIWEFIITFILMFVVSSVATDQRAVKELSGVAVGGTILLNALIAGPVTGASMNPARSIGPAIVAKHYHSLWIYIVAPVFGAIAGSTLYTLLQLPDKYNKDI